The following are from one region of the Coffea eugenioides isolate CCC68of chromosome 2, Ceug_1.0, whole genome shotgun sequence genome:
- the LOC113763551 gene encoding mitochondrial import inner membrane translocase subunit TIM23-3, with the protein MYSPPENRTDNKTRQYNPYQDLESYSHLQPLKTLYDLPTSPEFLCYEDALKKRRSTTENITFYTGTSYLLGAVTGGITGTLSGLRAAEAGESLKVRMSRVLSSGGHSGRKFGNNMGILGLIFAGLDSVVYDLKGEVDDGLNPVLAGLGTGVLFKAAAGPRSAAVAGALGGLAAGAAILGRNVMKRFMPNLPI; encoded by the coding sequence ATGTATTCACCGCCGGAAAACCGAACCGACAACAAAACTCGTCAGTATAATCCCTACCAAGACCTCGAAAGCTACAGCCATCTGCAACCGCTTAAAACCCTTTACGATCTCCCAACTTCCCCTGAATTCCTCTGCTACGAAGATGCCCTCAAGAAGCGTCGATCAACCACGGAGAATATCACGTTCTACACAGGTACATCCTACTTGCTCGGGGCCGTCACCGGCGGAATCACCGGAACGTTGTCAGGCCTCAGGGCAGCCGAAGCAGGGGAGTCTTTGAAGGTTAGGATGAGTCGGGTTCTCAGCTCCGGCGGCCACTCCGGCAGGAAATTCGGGAACAATATGGgtattttggggctgatttttgCTGGGCTTGACAGTGTGGTTTATGATCTTAAAGGGGAAGTTGATGATGGTTTGAACCCTGTTTTGGCTGGGCTTGGTACTGGGGTCCTTTTTAAGGCCGCTGCCGGACCCAGATCGGCTGCTGTCGCCGGAGCACTTGGTGGCTTGGCCGCTGGTGCGGCTATTCTTGGGAGGAATGTGATGAAGAGATTTATGCCGAATCTACCGATTTGA